Below is a window of Gemmatimonadota bacterium DNA.
CTCCTGGACGAGATGACCCGGCGAAATCTCGAGATCGTGACCCCGCTGCGTCCCGGCGAGACCGATGTCACCCTGCTCTCGGTTCTCGACGACACGGCCACGCCGATGGGCGCTCGCCTGTTGCGCCGCTGGCTTCTGGAACCGCTCCTGAGCCTCGAGGAGATCGACCGGCGCCACGATGCCGTGGAACGTCTGGTTTCCGACCGCCCCGGACGAAAGAAGCTCGCGTCGGAACTCTCCGGCGTCGGCGACCTCGACCGACTCGCCGGGAAGCTCAGTCTGGGCCGAGGGGCTCCTCGTGATCTGGCCTGGCTGCGAGATTCGCTGCGCTCGCTGCCGGGAGTGAGGGACACCGTGCGCTCGCTTCGGGCGACCGCCCTCTTCGAAGCCGGGCCTTCGGGAGCCGATGGCGCGCCGCCGGACACAGACGCGCCTCCCGACACCGGCCGGAAACGGACCGCCGCAACGGATCTGCTCGAGGCCGCCGCCGATCTTGATCTCGTTGCCGATGCGCTCTCGCTGCTCGACTCGGCCCTCGCGGACCGACCTCCTCAGAGTCTTGCCGAAGGCGGGGTGATTCGGGAAGGATGGTGCCCGGAACTCGACGAGCTGCGAGCCGCCCGCGACGGAGCCCAGGACTTCATCGCCTCCATGGAACGGAGGGAGCGCGAAGCGACCGGCATCCCTTCGCTCAAGATGGGCTACAACCGCGTCTTCGGGTACTTCATCGAGGTCACCCGTCCGAAGTTGGATCAGGTTCCCGAACACTACCTGAGACGCCAGAGCCTTAAGGCCGCCGAGCGTTTCGTCACCCCGGAGCTCAAGGAGTGGGAAGAGAAGGTCGTCGACGCCGAACTGCGCATGGCCGATCTGGAAGCCCAGGCCTTCGCCGAGCTTCGCGAACGGATGACCTCCTTCGTCCCCCGTCTCCGGAAGAGCGCCGCGAGAATAGGCGAGCTCGACGTCCTCTCCTCTTTCGCTTCGGTGGCCGTGAGCCGTCGCTACGTCCGACCGAGCATGCACGAAGGCTACGCCCTCGAGGTCCGCGGGTCGCGCCACCCGGTGGTGGAGGCCATGATGCCTTCCGGCGAGTTCATCCCCAACGACGTCGTGCTGGACAGGGAGAAGAACGTGGTCCTCCTCACCGGACCCAATATGGCGGGCAAGAGCACCGTGCTGCGCCAGATCGGCCTTATCCAGCTTCTTGCGCAGACCGGTTCCTTCGTGCCCGTCACCCATGCCCGCATACCGGTCGCGGATCGGATCTTCACCAGGGTGGGCGCTTCCGACAACCTCTCCCGGGGCCATTCCACCTTCATGGTGGAGATGAACGAGACCGCCGCCATAATCAACGGCGCCGGCGTTCGCTCCCTGATCCTGCTCGACGAGATCGGGCGCGGCACATCGACCTACGACGGTGTATCCATTGCCTGGGCGGTAACCGAACACATCCACGACCGCATCGGCGCCAAGACGCTCTTCGCCACGCACTACCACGAGCTCACCAGGCTCGCGGAACGGCTCCGGGGCGTGAGCAATCTCAAGGTTCTCGTGAAAGAGGTCGACGAGAACATCGTTTTTCTTCGCAAGCTCGCCAAGGGAGAGGCCGATCGTTCCTACGGCGTTCAAGTTGCGAGAATCGCCGGGCTTCCCACCGCGGTCGTGAACCGGGCCAAGGCGCTGCTCACAAACTTCGAAGGTAGGGACGGAACTGCGGTCATGCTTCCGGAACCCACCAA
It encodes the following:
- the mutS gene encoding DNA mismatch repair protein MutS, with the translated sequence MPNHDTPLMQQWREAKAKDPSALLAFRVGDFYEFFNEDAEKAAPLLSLTLTARNNGNAAKTPLAGFPAKALPEYVRKLVQLGERVSICEQTETPAQALGSVVKREVVETITPGTVLDDALLDAGRSSFLVALVKGRGDSYGSAALELTTGELIGMRFPADDLEAELGKLEPAELLLPRSLSQEPSFAESFEAAPAPRTLREDWYFDPESCGEEVLRAYGLHSLDGLGVEPSEAAIITAVGALIRYVKEVKPTVGGHLRRLRVVRSGHTMLLDEMTRRNLEIVTPLRPGETDVTLLSVLDDTATPMGARLLRRWLLEPLLSLEEIDRRHDAVERLVSDRPGRKKLASELSGVGDLDRLAGKLSLGRGAPRDLAWLRDSLRSLPGVRDTVRSLRATALFEAGPSGADGAPPDTDAPPDTGRKRTAATDLLEAAADLDLVADALSLLDSALADRPPQSLAEGGVIREGWCPELDELRAARDGAQDFIASMERREREATGIPSLKMGYNRVFGYFIEVTRPKLDQVPEHYLRRQSLKAAERFVTPELKEWEEKVVDAELRMADLEAQAFAELRERMTSFVPRLRKSAARIGELDVLSSFASVAVSRRYVRPSMHEGYALEVRGSRHPVVEAMMPSGEFIPNDVVLDREKNVVLLTGPNMAGKSTVLRQIGLIQLLAQTGSFVPVTHARIPVADRIFTRVGASDNLSRGHSTFMVEMNETAAIINGAGVRSLILLDEIGRGTSTYDGVSIAWAVTEHIHDRIGAKTLFATHYHELTRLAERLRGVSNLKVLVKEVDENIVFLRKLAKGEADRSYGVQVARIAGLPTAVVNRAKALLTNFEGRDGTAVMLPEPTKQFQLSVFNADHPVVSELRSLNPDDLSPRQALELVYRLVRETMKHDE